Proteins encoded within one genomic window of Triticum aestivum cultivar Chinese Spring chromosome 2D, IWGSC CS RefSeq v2.1, whole genome shotgun sequence:
- the LOC123053230 gene encoding histone deacetylase 9 isoform X1, whose translation MLEKDRISYFYDGDVGNVYFGPNHPMKPHRLCMTHHLVLSYDLHKKMEIYRPHKAYPTELAQFHSADYVEFLHRITPDTQHLYASELTRYNLGEDCPVFDDLFEFCQIYAGGTLDAARRLNHKTCDIAINWAGGLHHAKKCEASGFCYINDLVLGILELLKYHARVLYIDIDVHHGDGVEEAFYFTDRVMTVSFHKYGDMFFPGTGDIKDIGDREGKYYAINIPLKDGIDDTSFTRLFKTIIAKVVETYLPGAIVLQCGADSLARDRLGCFNLSIEGHAECVKFVKKFKIPLLVTGGGGYTKENVARCWAVETGVLLDTELPNEIPDNEYIEYFGPDYTLKVPNLNMDNLNSKTYLSSIKVQVMESLRAIQHAPGVQMQEVPPDFYVPDFDEDELDPDERVDQHTQDKQVHRDDEYYEGDNDNDHDDGGH comes from the exons GGGATGTTGGCAATGTGTACTTTGGGCCAAATCATCCGATGAAACCGCATCGCCTTTGCATGACACATCATCTCGTGTTATCatatgatcttcacaagaaaatggagatatat AGACCCCACAAAGCATATCCAACAGAGCTTGCGCAGTTCCATTCTGCTGATTATGTGGAATTCTTGCACCGAATAACTCCTGATACCCAGCACTTGTATGCAAGTGAATTAACTAGAT ACAACCTTGGAGAGGACTGCCCAGTCTTTGATGATTTGTTTGAGTTCTGCCAAATCTATGCTGGAGGAACTCTAG ATGCGGCTCGAAGACTAAATCATAAAACATGTGATATTGCTATTAATTGGGCTGGTGGGCTGCATCATGCAAAGAAGTGTGAGGCGTCAGGCTTCTGCTACATTAATGACCTAGTTTTGGGAATTCTCGAGCTTCTCAAGTATCATGCTAGGGTTCTCTATATTGACATTGATGTCCATCATGGAGATGGAGTTGAAGAAGCCTTCTATTTCACTGACAG GGTAATGACTGTAAGTTTCCACAAGTATGGTGACATGTTCTTTCCTGGCACAGGTGATATTAAG GATATAGGAGACAGGGAAGGAAAATATTATGCCATCAACATCCCACTTAAAGATGGCATAGACGACACCAGCTTTACTCGGCTTTTTAAAACG ATTATTGCCAAAGTTGTTGAGACATATCTGCCAGGTGCTATTGTTCTTCAATGTGGGGCTGATTCATTGGCGCGAGACCGCCTAGGGTGTTTCAATCTTTCAATTGAAG GCCATGCTGAATGTGTAAAGTTTGTTAAGAAATTTAAAATTCCTCTGCTG GTGACAGGAGGTGGTGGGTACACCAAAGAGAATGTAGCACGCTGCTGGGCTGTTGAAACTGGGGTTCTTCTAGACACAGAGCTCCCAAATG AGATCCCTGACAATGAATACATTGAGTACTTCGGTCCAGATTATACATTGAAAGTACCGAATCTGAACATG GACAACTTGAATAGTAAGACGTATCTCAGTTCAATCAAAGTGCAAGTAATGGAGAGTTTGCGGGCCATACAACATGCACCTGGCGTTCAGATGCAAGAG GTTCCACCCGATTTCTATGTCCCGGATTTTGATGAAGACGAGCTGGATCCTGATGAACGTGTTGATC
- the LOC123053230 gene encoding histone deacetylase 9 isoform X2, translated as MIFTRKWRYMSRPHKAYPTELAQFHSADYVEFLHRITPDTQHLYASELTRYNLGEDCPVFDDLFEFCQIYAGGTLDAARRLNHKTCDIAINWAGGLHHAKKCEASGFCYINDLVLGILELLKYHARVLYIDIDVHHGDGVEEAFYFTDRVMTVSFHKYGDMFFPGTGDIKDIGDREGKYYAINIPLKDGIDDTSFTRLFKTIIAKVVETYLPGAIVLQCGADSLARDRLGCFNLSIEGHAECVKFVKKFKIPLLVTGGGGYTKENVARCWAVETGVLLDTELPNEIPDNEYIEYFGPDYTLKVPNLNMDNLNSKTYLSSIKVQVMESLRAIQHAPGVQMQEVPPDFYVPDFDEDELDPDERVDQHTQDKQVHRDDEYYEGDNDNDHDDGGH; from the exons atgatcttcacaagaaaatggagatatatGTCG AGACCCCACAAAGCATATCCAACAGAGCTTGCGCAGTTCCATTCTGCTGATTATGTGGAATTCTTGCACCGAATAACTCCTGATACCCAGCACTTGTATGCAAGTGAATTAACTAGAT ACAACCTTGGAGAGGACTGCCCAGTCTTTGATGATTTGTTTGAGTTCTGCCAAATCTATGCTGGAGGAACTCTAG ATGCGGCTCGAAGACTAAATCATAAAACATGTGATATTGCTATTAATTGGGCTGGTGGGCTGCATCATGCAAAGAAGTGTGAGGCGTCAGGCTTCTGCTACATTAATGACCTAGTTTTGGGAATTCTCGAGCTTCTCAAGTATCATGCTAGGGTTCTCTATATTGACATTGATGTCCATCATGGAGATGGAGTTGAAGAAGCCTTCTATTTCACTGACAG GGTAATGACTGTAAGTTTCCACAAGTATGGTGACATGTTCTTTCCTGGCACAGGTGATATTAAG GATATAGGAGACAGGGAAGGAAAATATTATGCCATCAACATCCCACTTAAAGATGGCATAGACGACACCAGCTTTACTCGGCTTTTTAAAACG ATTATTGCCAAAGTTGTTGAGACATATCTGCCAGGTGCTATTGTTCTTCAATGTGGGGCTGATTCATTGGCGCGAGACCGCCTAGGGTGTTTCAATCTTTCAATTGAAG GCCATGCTGAATGTGTAAAGTTTGTTAAGAAATTTAAAATTCCTCTGCTG GTGACAGGAGGTGGTGGGTACACCAAAGAGAATGTAGCACGCTGCTGGGCTGTTGAAACTGGGGTTCTTCTAGACACAGAGCTCCCAAATG AGATCCCTGACAATGAATACATTGAGTACTTCGGTCCAGATTATACATTGAAAGTACCGAATCTGAACATG GACAACTTGAATAGTAAGACGTATCTCAGTTCAATCAAAGTGCAAGTAATGGAGAGTTTGCGGGCCATACAACATGCACCTGGCGTTCAGATGCAAGAG GTTCCACCCGATTTCTATGTCCCGGATTTTGATGAAGACGAGCTGGATCCTGATGAACGTGTTGATC